The Horticoccus luteus DNA window CCGCGTCTGCGGGAAGAGATCGAATGGCTGCACGGCCGTGAGCATGTAGCCAGCCGCGAGAAATTGTTTCAGATCCCGCATCTGCGTCGCCGGATCGCACGAAACGTAAACCACCGCGCGCGGCCCAAAGGCGAAAAGCTGCTGCAGAAACGCTTCGTCGCAGCCCTTCCGCGGCGGGTCGATGATCACCGCGGTCTCCGTCGCCGGGAAATCCAAACCCGCAAAAATCGCCGCTGCGTCCGCCGCCAGAAAATTGGCGTTGGTGATATGGTTCGCCGCCGCGTTCTTGCGCGCAAAATCGATACTCGTCGCGCTCAATTCCACGCCGGCCACGCGCTCGAAGGCCGGCGCCGCCGCCAGCGCGAACAGCCCGCTCCCGCAATACGCATCCACCAGAAACCGCGCGCCGGTTGCTGCGGCCTGCGCACTCACATACGCCGCGAAGGCCGGCAGAATAAACGGGTTGTTCTGAAAGAAATCGCGCGCGAGAAACTGCAGCCGCAGCGTGCGCGTTCCCCCGCGCTTGTCTTCGCCCTCGCGGCCCGGTCCGACCGGAAGTTCGATCGTCTCCGTGATCACCGCTTCGTAATTCGTCGTCACCGCGCCGCTCGCTTCGCGCAAGAGCAGCGTCGCCCCGCGCGTGAAGGCGCCCTCCGTCGCCCGCGCGCGCACCTCCGCGCGCACCTCCGTCAGGCGCGCGTTGATCGCGGGCGTGGCAATCGGGCATTGCGGCACGTCCACGATCTCGAACCGCGTTCCTTGTCGCAAAAAACCGATTGGCAACGCCGGTGCGTTCGTCGTCGCCGGGGCCGTCGCCGTCCCTCCGTTCGCCGCCCCGCTATCCGGCACGGCTCCCGGCACGGTCGTTTCCTGCTTCGCCGCGGTGGTCGCAGGCTGCGTCATTGCCGCCCGCGGCGCCGCGAAGTGCGGCGTAATTTTCGAACGGTAACCAAACTCGCGCGGCGAGCCGATCACGGCCGCCACGGGAAACGTCACCCCCACCATGTGCTGCAACAACTCCTCCACTTGCCGGCGCTTCCACGCGAGCTGTTCGGCGTAGCTGAGATGCTGATATTGGCACCCGCCGCAGCGCCCGAACAGCGGACACGACGCCGCGATCCGGTGCGGCGAAGGTGTGAGCACCGTCACAAGATCCGCCTCCGAGAAATTCTTGTGATTGCGAAACACCCGCGCGCGCACGCGTTCGCCCGGCAGCGTAAACGGCACCATCACCACCCACAGGGTTTCGGCGGCGCCGTCCGTCGCGCGCAGCGGCATGCGCCCGAGGCCCGCGCCGAGATTCGTCAGCGTCGTGATCTCCAGTTCGATCTCCGCGTGATACGCGAAGGGCTGGTCGTTGAACCGTTTCTTTTTCCCCACGCCCTGAGGAAACACACGCCGCCCGCAAAACGAAGCCGGATTTTTCGCCGTGCCCTCCGCCGGCCGCGCGTTCAAACCAAGCGCATGCCCGTCGAGAAGATCACCAGCCTCCAAAACCCGCGCGTGAAACAGCTCGTAAAGCTGCGCGACCGGCGCCCGCGCGATGAGGCCGGCGTGTTTCTCGTCGAAGGCTATCGGCAGATTCGCCGCGCGCTGGAGAAAAACATCGCGCTCACTGAACTCTACTTCTCCCCCGATTGGTTTCTCGGCGAAAATGAACTCGCGCTCATCGCGCAAGCCGAAGCTGCCGGCGCCCAAACCTTCGAGCTCGCCAAGGACGCGTTCGCCAAAGTCGCGTATCGTGAACGCCCCGACGGCCTCCTCGCCGTCGCTCCGCAATGGCGCCGCACCCTCAACGACGTGCCCTCCGGCCCCGCGCCCTTTCTTCTCGTCGTGGAAGCCATCGAGAAACCGGGCAACCTCGGCACCATTCTGCGCAGCGCCGACGCCGCCGGGTGCGACGCCGTGATCGTGTGCGATCCAGTCACCGATGTTTTCAACCCCAACGTTGTGCGCGCCTCGACCGGCGTGCTTTTTTCCGTGCCCGTGATCATCGCCGACAGTGAGGCCGTGCACGCGTGGCTGCGCGCCCGGGGCATTCGCGCGGTCGCCACCACGCCTGCCGCCACCGCACTTTACTCTGACACCGATCTGCGCGGCCCGCTCGCGATCGTCATGGGCAGCGAGCAATACGGACTCAGCGAATTCTGGCTGCAACAAGCCGATGCCACCGTGCGTATCCCCATGGCCGGCCAGGCCGATTCGCTCAACGTCGCCATGGCGACAATTATCACGCTGTTCGAAGCCGTGCGCCAACGCGCCGGGCG harbors:
- a CDS encoding class I SAM-dependent RNA methyltransferase, with the translated sequence MGKKKRFNDQPFAYHAEIELEITTLTNLGAGLGRMPLRATDGAAETLWVVMVPFTLPGERVRARVFRNHKNFSEADLVTVLTPSPHRIAASCPLFGRCGGCQYQHLSYAEQLAWKRRQVEELLQHMVGVTFPVAAVIGSPREFGYRSKITPHFAAPRAAMTQPATTAAKQETTVPGAVPDSGAANGGTATAPATTNAPALPIGFLRQGTRFEIVDVPQCPIATPAINARLTEVRAEVRARATEGAFTRGATLLLREASGAVTTNYEAVITETIELPVGPGREGEDKRGGTRTLRLQFLARDFFQNNPFILPAFAAYVSAQAAATGARFLVDAYCGSGLFALAAAPAFERVAGVELSATSIDFARKNAAANHITNANFLAADAAAIFAGLDFPATETAVIIDPPRKGCDEAFLQQLFAFGPRAVVYVSCDPATQMRDLKQFLAAGYMLTAVQPFDLFPQTRHLECVITLRNIAG
- a CDS encoding TrmH family RNA methyltransferase → MPVEKITSLQNPRVKQLVKLRDRRPRDEAGVFLVEGYRQIRRALEKNIALTELYFSPDWFLGENELALIAQAEAAGAQTFELAKDAFAKVAYRERPDGLLAVAPQWRRTLNDVPSGPAPFLLVVEAIEKPGNLGTILRSADAAGCDAVIVCDPVTDVFNPNVVRASTGVLFSVPVIIADSEAVHAWLRARGIRAVATTPAATALYSDTDLRGPLAIVMGSEQYGLSEFWLQQADATVRIPMAGQADSLNVAMATIITLFEAVRQRAGR